A single region of the Cucumis melo cultivar AY chromosome 3, USDA_Cmelo_AY_1.0, whole genome shotgun sequence genome encodes:
- the LOC103488584 gene encoding MACPF domain-containing protein At4g24290-like codes for MLSPEKSVEVRALDCLGRGFDLTNDFRLKFVKGNGAGGRRLVVVDDVNKRDMVFPDGAVVRGVSQDIRCDKGDRIRFKSDVLQFNQMSETLNQKSSIQGKVPSGYFNSMFDLSGDWFHDAADANYLAFDGYFIALYYLHLTASPLVLQDEVKKAVPSNWDPASLARFIQTYGTHIIVGMAIGGQDLISVRQRPSSPIPPAELRRHLEDLGDILFSDKRSPSTLQRKRDGKVPEIFTRILQSSAIQLTSISETSSKDGITLICSKRGGDPFLHSHTSWLQTVSSKPEVILFKFVPITSLLTGVAGSGYLSHAINLYLRYKPSLGDLQYFLEFQIPTQWAPNFCELPLGHQRKKASCPTLQFTFMSPRTYVTSTQVTSSTKPLVGLRMYLEGKKSNWLALHVQHLTSLPKVMARLMGTSDVLSRSRWLGSDDSDSSSQFLEAVKWKSYSNVCTSVVRHDSNWLQQDGDGVYIVTGAQLITKGKWPKTILHLRLQFSHLPNCAIRRTEWAAAPETGRKSTFLTNLSTTFTFTQRAAGDKKKQVPGALNSGVYGEAPPVPVRSKKLLKYVDTAEVVRGPHDAPGHWLVTAAKLVTEGGKIGLNVKFALLDYNS; via the exons ATGCTCTCGCCCGAGAAATCTGTTGAGGTTCGAGCTTTGGACTGTTTGGGGCGAGGGTTTGATCTGACCAATGATTTTAGGTTGAAATTTGTTAAGGGAAATGGTGCCGGTGGACGGAGGTTGGTGGTGGTCGACGATGTTAACAAAAGGGATATGGTGTTTCCGGATGGAGCTGTTGTTCGGGGAGTTTCTCAGGATATTCGTTGCGATAAAGGAGATCGAATTCGCTTCAAGTCTGACGTTCTTCAGTTCAATCAG ATGTCTGAGACTTTGAATCAGAAATCTTCCATACAAGGAAAAGTTCCTTCAGGCTATTTTAACTCTATGTTTGATTTGAGTGGAGACTGGTTCCATGATGCTGCCGATGCCAATTATCTTGCCTTTGATGGTTATTTTATCGCACTATACTATTTGCACTTAACGGCATCTCCCCTTGTATTGCAAGACGAAGTGAAGAAAGCTGTTCCATCTAATTGGGATCCAGCATCTTTGGCCAG GTTCATACAGACATATGGAACACATATAATAGTAGGAATGGCTATTGGAGGTCAAGATTTGATTTCAGTACGGCAGAGACCTTCCTCGCCAATACCTCCTGCTGAGCTTCGGAGGCATTTGGAGGATCTTGGAGACATTTTGTTCTCCGATAAAAGAAGTCCTTCTACTCTGCAGAGGAAAAGAGACGGAAAG GTTCCAGAAATATTCACACGAATTTTGCAGTCAAGTGCTATACAGTTGACCAGTATTTCAGAAacatcaagcaaggat GGAATCACCTTAATTTGTTCCAAGAGAGGAGGAGATCCCTTCCTACACAGTCATACTAGCTGGCTTCAAACTGTTAGCTCAAAACCGGAGGTTATCTTATTCAAATTTGTACCGATTACTTCTCTTCTTACTGGGGTTGCAGGCAGTGGTTATCTTAGCCATGCAATAAACTTATACTTACGCT ACAAACCTTCTTTGGGGGACTTGCAATACTTCTTGGAGTTCCAAATTCCAACACAATGGGCACCAAACTTCTGTGAGTTACCTCTTGGGCATCAGAGGAAGAAGGCTTCTTGTCCCACCCTGCAGTTCACTTTTATGAGTCCTAGGACTTACGTCACCTCCACCCAG GTCACAAGTAGCACAAAACCATTAGTTGGCCTTCGCATGTATTTAGAAGGGAAGAAATCCAATTGGTTGGCTTTACATGTACAACATCTAACCAGCCTTCCCAAAGTCATGGCTAGATTGATGGGCACATCTGATGTATTAAGTCGGAGTCGGTGGCTTGGTTCTGATGACAGCGACTCCAGTAGCCAATTCCTTGAAGCTGTTAAATGGAAAAGCTATTCAAATGTGTGCACTTCAGTCGTCAGGCATGATTCCAACTGGTTGCAGCAAGATGGAGATGGTGTTTACATTGTAACAGGAGCTCAGCTAATCACGAAAGGGAAATGGCCCAAGACAATACTTCATCTCCGCCTGCAGTTCTCTCACTTGCCTAATTGTGCCATTCGAAGAACCGAGTGGGCTGCTGCCCCTGAAACTGGTCGAAAGTCGACTTTCCTCACAAATTTGAGCACAACATTTACTTTCACACAGCGAGCTGCTGGTGATAAAAAGAAGCAGGTCCCAGGTGCTCTGAACTCTGGTGTCTATGGAGAGGCACCGCCAGTCCCAGTTCGATCGAAAAAGCTTCTCAAATATGTCGATACAGCTGAGGTGGTAAGGGGACCACATGATGCTCCGGGACATTGGCTAGTAACAGCCGCTAAGTTGGTAACTGAGGGTGGTAAGATTGGTTTGAATGTAAAGTTTGCATTGTTAGATTATAATAGTTGA